From one Pecten maximus chromosome 8, xPecMax1.1, whole genome shotgun sequence genomic stretch:
- the LOC117332925 gene encoding uncharacterized protein LOC117332925: MALQLTDNDSIHGHFSSRVISNVALNKPTTQSSTFNASSLAVDGFVDPPTYNRLRNFTVELSKTNTSDVRGHLLDAILCYNFTESPAPGDDVITLPCPRDTTGRFLRISKKVEILDDALTLCEVVVEVSRDECNLADIALNKPATQSSVGYEGAAGRAVDGNLNPDYEARSCTHTHPIDNKPWWQVDLGDVYRINRVSVQNRVKYGYELENFVIETSETNVMGPNGHLKNSKLCYNYTEAQVPSGELKTLPCLTDTFGRYLRITKSLKVLMICEVIVEGD; the protein is encoded by the exons TCCATGGCCACTTCTCAAGTCGCGTCATTTCTAACGTCGCACTGAACAAGCCAACTACCCAATCATCGACCTTTAATGCTTCCTCACTGGCCGTGGACGGATTTGTCGACCCTCCAACAT ACAACAGATTGAGAAATTTCACCGTAGAATTGTCCAAAACGAACACGTCTGACGTGAGAGGCCATTTACTGGACGCCATTTTGTGCTACAACTTCACCGAGTCACCAGCTCCCGGCGACGACGTCATCACTTTACCATGCCCACGTGACACGACCGGCCGTTTTCTAAGGATCTCCAAAAAGGTTGAAATCCTTGACGACGCTTTGACCTTGTGTGAGGTTGTTGTTGAAG tatcCCGGGATGAATGCAATTTGGCTGACATAGCATTAAATAAGCCGGCGACCCAGTCGTCTGTGGGATACGAAGGAGCCGCAGGACGGGCCGTGGACGGGAATCTCAATCCAGACTACGAAGCTAGGTCATGTACACACACGCACCCCATAGACAATAAACCATGGTGGCAGGTGGACTTGGGAGATGTCTACAGGATCAACCGTGTCTCAGTTCAAAATAGAGTAAAATATG GTTACGAGCTGGAAAATTTCGTAATAGAAACATCAGAGACGAACGTCATGGGGCCAAATGGTCATCTTAAAAACAGCAAGCTGTGCTACAATTACACTGAAGCTCAAGTACCTTCTGGTGAACTGAAGACACTGCCTTGTCTCACTGACACTTTCGGCCGCTACCTCAGGATCACAAAGTCATTGAAAGTCTTAATGATTTGTGAAGTCATCGTAGAAGGTGATTAA